A stretch of the Mesorhizobium sp. Pch-S genome encodes the following:
- a CDS encoding tripartite tricarboxylate transporter substrate binding protein: MAFSKFTRRAVLALGLSVLPLAGMVSQSVAQEFPNRTVTLVVPFAAGGSTDLVARIIAQKMSDDLGQQVIVENVAGAGGNIGADRVARADPDGYTILMGTVATHALNPLILKTKPYDPEKDFSPVSLLVIVPNVLVVNPELPAKNVQELVALLKAEPDKYSYASSGIGTPLHLSGELFKIMAGVEMQHIPYKGAGPALNDVIANQVPIMFDNLPSSSSHIKGGTLKALGVTTAKRVPSFPDLPTIAESGVPGYETYTWNALFAPPGTPKEVVDRLNASANKAMKDPAVIAKMGDFSATIVGSTPEELGSHVKAELAKWEPIVKQAKIQVD, encoded by the coding sequence ATGGCATTTTCTAAATTCACACGTCGCGCGGTCTTGGCGCTCGGTCTGTCGGTGCTACCACTGGCAGGCATGGTCTCTCAGTCGGTCGCGCAGGAATTCCCCAACCGTACGGTGACGCTGGTGGTGCCGTTCGCCGCCGGTGGCTCGACCGACCTCGTTGCACGCATCATCGCGCAGAAGATGTCTGATGATCTCGGCCAGCAGGTCATCGTCGAGAACGTCGCCGGTGCTGGCGGCAACATCGGCGCCGATCGCGTCGCGCGCGCCGATCCGGATGGCTACACCATCCTGATGGGCACCGTTGCGACCCATGCGCTCAACCCGCTGATCCTGAAAACCAAGCCCTACGACCCCGAGAAGGACTTCTCGCCGGTCTCCCTGCTGGTGATCGTCCCCAACGTGCTGGTGGTCAATCCGGAATTGCCGGCCAAGAACGTGCAGGAGCTGGTTGCGCTGCTGAAGGCTGAACCGGATAAATACTCCTACGCCTCATCAGGCATTGGCACGCCGCTGCACCTCTCGGGCGAACTGTTCAAGATCATGGCGGGCGTCGAAATGCAGCACATTCCCTACAAGGGCGCTGGTCCGGCACTCAACGACGTGATCGCCAACCAGGTGCCCATCATGTTCGACAACCTGCCGTCCTCATCCTCGCACATCAAGGGCGGCACGCTGAAGGCGCTGGGCGTGACGACGGCCAAACGTGTGCCGTCGTTCCCTGACCTGCCGACCATCGCCGAGTCCGGCGTGCCGGGTTACGAAACCTATACCTGGAATGCGCTGTTTGCGCCGCCCGGCACGCCGAAGGAGGTGGTCGACCGCCTCAATGCATCGGCGAACAAGGCGATGAAAGATCCGGCGGTGATTGCAAAGATGGGCGATTTCAGCGCCACCATCGTCGGCTCGACCCCGGAAGAGCTTGGCTCCCACGTCAAGGCAGAGCTCGCCAAATGGGAGCCGATCGTCAAGCAGGCCAAAATCCAGGTCGATTGA
- a CDS encoding putative quinol monooxygenase — protein sequence MYGLIGKMRATPGKREELLQLLLEATDSMPGCLNYIVARDPADTTAIWVTEVWIDAASHKASLQLPHVQEAIAKARPMVSGFDFQFETEPAGGYGLNQPADAGAQG from the coding sequence ATGTATGGCCTGATCGGAAAGATGCGCGCAACTCCCGGCAAGCGAGAGGAACTCCTGCAGCTCCTGCTCGAAGCCACCGATTCCATGCCCGGCTGCCTGAATTACATCGTCGCCCGTGACCCCGCAGACACAACGGCGATCTGGGTCACCGAGGTCTGGATCGATGCCGCGAGCCACAAGGCATCACTGCAGCTTCCGCATGTGCAGGAAGCAATCGCCAAGGCCCGCCCGATGGTGTCCGGGTTCGACTTTCAGTTCGAAACCGAACCGGCAGGTGGCTATGGGCTGAACCAGCCCGCCGATGCGGGTGCGCAGGGCTAA
- a CDS encoding DsrE family protein, protein MLRRDIFRGFLASTGALLGLTAATAAPVSYPRQKVAYHLDDLDKVAFVLGNIKNHFDGTGGEVDIVLVVHGPALAAFKRDGASAAVSSRFAGLVKRGMTPQACANTMHGMDIALPDLFEGFVSADAGGVVKLAELQAAGYAYLRP, encoded by the coding sequence ATGCTTCGCAGGGATATCTTCCGCGGATTTCTGGCTTCGACCGGAGCGCTTCTGGGGTTGACGGCGGCAACGGCTGCGCCGGTATCGTATCCAAGACAGAAGGTCGCCTACCATCTCGATGACCTCGACAAGGTCGCCTTCGTGCTTGGCAACATCAAGAACCATTTCGATGGCACCGGCGGCGAGGTCGACATCGTCCTGGTGGTCCATGGTCCGGCGCTGGCCGCTTTCAAGCGCGACGGCGCTTCAGCAGCGGTCTCCAGCCGTTTTGCCGGTCTGGTGAAAAGGGGCATGACGCCACAGGCCTGCGCCAACACCATGCACGGCATGGACATAGCGTTGCCGGATCTGTTCGAGGGCTTCGTCAGCGCCGATGCTGGCGGGGTCGTGAAACTCGCCGAGCTGCAGGCCGCAGGGTATGCTTATCTAAGGCCTTGA
- a CDS encoding anthranilate synthase, protein MTVEILENGAERFVTAGGIAITRQRHDTPYQGAIESYLDGLNARRGAVFSSNYEYPGRYTRWDTAIIDPPLVISSRGRAMKIEALNARGEVLLPTINSVLAGLAEITVSESTRALTRLEIAKPGRVFTEEERSRMPSVFTVLRAITGLFKSPEDSNLGLYGAFGYDLAFQFDPVELKLERKESQRDLVLFLPDEILVVDHYSAKAWTDRYDYAGNGFSTEGLPREPVAEPFRPADRIPPRGDHEPGEYAKLVRRAMDSFKRGDLFEVVPGQMFYERCETAPSEISRRLKTINPSPYSFFINLGEGEYLIGASPEMFVRVNGRRVETCPISGTIKRGDDAISDSEQILKLLNSKKDESELTMCSDVDRNDKSRVCEPGSVRVIGRRQIEMYSRLIHTVDHIEGRLREGMDAFDAFLSHAWAVTVTGAPKLWAMRFIEQNEKSPRAWYGGAIGMVHFNGDMNTGLTLRTIRIKDGIAEVRAGATLLFDSIPEEEEAETELKASAMLSAIRDAKAGNSAGVERATARVGEGVRILLVDHEDSFVHTLANYFRQTGADVSTVRTPVPEEVFDSFKPDLVVLSPGPGTPKDFDCAATIKKARKRELPIFGVCLGLQALAEAYGGELRQLAIPMHGKPSRIRVSKPGVVFSGLPKEVTVGRYHSIFADPVRLPDDFIVTAETEDGVIMAFEHKKEPIAAVQFHPESIMTLGHNAGMRMIENVVAHLPRKAKEKAA, encoded by the coding sequence ATGACGGTGGAAATCCTGGAAAACGGCGCGGAGCGGTTCGTAACCGCCGGCGGCATCGCGATCACGCGACAGCGGCACGACACACCCTATCAGGGCGCGATCGAATCCTATCTCGATGGCCTGAATGCGCGGCGCGGCGCGGTCTTCTCGTCCAACTACGAATATCCCGGCCGCTACACACGCTGGGACACCGCCATCATCGATCCGCCGCTGGTCATCTCATCGCGCGGCCGCGCGATGAAGATCGAAGCGCTGAACGCGCGTGGCGAAGTACTGCTGCCCACGATCAACAGCGTTTTGGCCGGTCTTGCGGAAATCACCGTCAGCGAGAGCACCAGGGCGCTGACCAGGCTGGAGATTGCGAAACCCGGCCGGGTCTTCACCGAAGAAGAGCGCAGCCGGATGCCTTCGGTCTTCACCGTGCTGCGCGCCATCACCGGCCTGTTCAAGAGCCCCGAAGACAGCAATCTCGGCCTCTATGGCGCCTTCGGCTACGACCTTGCCTTCCAGTTCGACCCCGTCGAGTTGAAGCTCGAGCGCAAGGAAAGCCAGCGCGACCTCGTACTGTTCCTGCCCGACGAGATCCTGGTCGTCGACCACTATTCCGCCAAGGCCTGGACCGACCGCTACGACTATGCCGGCAACGGCTTTTCGACCGAGGGCCTGCCGCGCGAGCCGGTGGCCGAACCCTTCAGACCGGCCGACCGCATCCCGCCGCGCGGCGATCATGAGCCCGGCGAATATGCCAAGCTGGTGCGTCGGGCGATGGACAGCTTCAAGCGCGGTGATCTGTTCGAGGTCGTGCCTGGCCAGATGTTCTACGAGCGCTGCGAAACGGCTCCTTCGGAAATCTCGCGCCGCCTCAAGACCATCAACCCTTCGCCCTATTCCTTCTTCATCAATCTCGGCGAAGGCGAGTATCTGATCGGTGCATCGCCGGAGATGTTCGTGCGCGTCAATGGCCGCCGCGTCGAGACCTGCCCGATTTCCGGCACCATCAAGCGCGGCGACGACGCCATTTCGGACTCGGAGCAGATCCTCAAGCTGCTCAACTCCAAGAAGGACGAGTCCGAGCTCACCATGTGCTCGGATGTCGACCGCAACGACAAGTCCAGGGTCTGCGAGCCCGGCTCGGTGCGTGTCATCGGCCGTCGTCAGATCGAGATGTATTCGCGCCTGATCCACACGGTCGACCACATCGAAGGCCGCCTGCGTGAGGGCATGGACGCTTTCGACGCCTTCCTGTCCCACGCCTGGGCGGTGACCGTCACCGGTGCCCCGAAACTCTGGGCCATGCGGTTCATCGAGCAGAATGAGAAGAGCCCCCGCGCATGGTATGGCGGTGCCATCGGCATGGTGCATTTCAACGGCGACATGAACACCGGCTTGACGCTGCGCACCATCCGCATCAAGGACGGCATCGCCGAAGTGCGAGCCGGCGCCACGCTGCTGTTCGATTCCATCCCCGAGGAAGAAGAAGCAGAAACCGAACTGAAGGCCTCCGCCATGCTCTCCGCCATCCGCGACGCCAAGGCCGGCAATTCCGCCGGTGTCGAACGCGCCACCGCCCGCGTCGGCGAAGGTGTCCGTATCCTGCTCGTCGACCACGAGGACAGTTTCGTCCACACGCTGGCGAACTACTTCCGCCAGACCGGCGCCGATGTGTCCACCGTGCGCACGCCGGTGCCGGAAGAAGTGTTCGACAGCTTCAAGCCGGATCTCGTCGTGCTCTCGCCCGGCCCCGGCACACCAAAGGATTTCGACTGCGCCGCCACCATCAAGAAAGCGCGGAAACGCGAACTGCCGATCTTCGGCGTCTGTCTCGGCCTGCAGGCGCTGGCCGAAGCTTATGGCGGCGAGCTGCGGCAGCTCGCCATCCCCATGCACGGTAAGCCATCGCGCATCCGCGTCTCGAAACCCGGCGTCGTCTTCTCCGGGCTGCCCAAGGAAGTGACGGTCGGCCGCTATCATTCCATCTTTGCCGACCCGGTTCGCCTGCCCGATGATTTCATCGTCACGGCGGAGACCGAGGATGGCGTCATCATGGCCTTCGAACACAAGAAGGAGCCGATTGCAGCCGTGCAATTCCATCCCGAATCGATCATGACCCTCGGTCACAACGCCGGCATGCGCATGATCGAGAATGTCGTCGCGCATCTGCCGCGCAAGGCAAAGGAAAAGGCTGCCTAG
- a CDS encoding 2Fe-2S iron-sulfur cluster binding domain-containing protein — protein MENQDHIHLTFSDGEVMHFAPVDGQSILVSAEKAGNVLASNCREGTCRTCMARDANGGEVLLCITPAQPGMALTLPYQRTDVTPPSLRRARINTFSRASRSVWEIRYRLQFPLPFLPGQYVEVIFPGMASPRRFSMANPPSGKEQVLHVRDLPGGAMSTYLNERARPEDAFTVRGPFGVFYLRATARPKLFVAGGTGLAPIVSMLSSIDPATTPPLAVIAGFADAEDAYALETLRKLAETLPLEVALAADKATDAWEGFVGNPIAALDAVRTIPLDSGTEAYLCGPPGMVNAARSALLARNLEASSIFNEEFVHSA, from the coding sequence ATGGAAAACCAGGATCACATCCACCTCACCTTTTCCGATGGCGAGGTGATGCATTTCGCGCCGGTCGACGGCCAGTCCATCCTCGTTTCGGCCGAGAAGGCCGGCAACGTGCTGGCCAGCAATTGCCGCGAAGGCACATGCCGAACCTGCATGGCGCGCGACGCCAATGGCGGCGAAGTGCTTCTGTGCATCACCCCGGCGCAACCCGGCATGGCCTTGACCCTGCCCTACCAGCGCACCGACGTGACGCCCCCTTCCCTGCGCCGCGCCAGGATCAACACGTTTTCACGGGCATCGCGCTCGGTCTGGGAAATCCGCTACCGGCTCCAGTTCCCCTTGCCCTTCCTGCCCGGCCAGTATGTCGAGGTGATTTTTCCCGGCATGGCCAGCCCGCGCCGCTTTTCGATGGCGAACCCGCCCTCGGGCAAGGAACAGGTGCTGCATGTGCGAGACCTGCCCGGCGGCGCCATGTCCACCTATCTCAACGAGAGGGCCAGGCCCGAGGATGCCTTCACGGTGCGCGGCCCGTTCGGCGTCTTCTACCTGCGCGCGACCGCACGGCCGAAGCTGTTTGTCGCCGGCGGTACCGGCCTGGCACCGATCGTCTCGATGCTGTCAAGCATCGACCCCGCCACCACACCGCCGCTGGCCGTGATCGCCGGTTTCGCCGACGCCGAAGATGCCTATGCGCTCGAAACCCTGCGCAAGCTCGCCGAAACGCTGCCTTTGGAAGTAGCGCTGGCTGCCGACAAGGCCACGGATGCGTGGGAAGGCTTCGTCGGCAATCCGATCGCGGCGCTGGATGCGGTCCGCACCATCCCGCTCGACAGCGGAACCGAGGCCTATCTGTGCGGACCGCCCGGAATGGTCAACGCGGCACGCAGCGCGCTTCTGGCGCGCAACCTTGAGGCTTCGTCCATCTTCAACGAGGAGTTCGTTCACTCGGCGTGA
- a CDS encoding pyridoxamine 5'-phosphate oxidase family protein: MGLGWRTIPDDMRAFIEAQKLFFVATAPQDGRVNLSPKGLDTLRVLDERTVTYLDLTGSGNETAAHVTENGRMTMMFCAFSGKAMTLRLYGKADLIRPDHPEWPTLRAPYPDLPGVRQLFRLHVESVATSCGWSIPVVSDMQERDELVRWAGGQSEDQIEAYRLANNVVSIDGLSTGYVSDDF, encoded by the coding sequence ATGGGACTGGGTTGGCGTACCATCCCCGATGACATGCGGGCCTTCATCGAAGCGCAGAAGCTGTTCTTCGTTGCGACCGCGCCGCAGGACGGCCGCGTGAATCTGTCACCTAAAGGGCTCGACACGCTGCGGGTGCTGGATGAGCGAACCGTGACCTATCTCGACCTGACCGGTTCGGGTAACGAGACCGCCGCCCACGTCACCGAGAACGGACGCATGACGATGATGTTCTGCGCCTTTTCCGGCAAGGCCATGACCCTGCGCCTCTATGGCAAGGCCGACCTGATCCGGCCGGACCATCCGGAATGGCCAACCCTGCGTGCGCCCTATCCTGACCTTCCCGGCGTGCGCCAGCTCTTCCGGCTCCATGTCGAGAGCGTGGCGACCTCCTGCGGCTGGAGCATTCCTGTCGTCAGCGACATGCAGGAGCGCGACGAGCTGGTGAGATGGGCCGGAGGCCAGAGCGAGGACCAGATCGAAGCCTATCGTCTCGCCAACAACGTCGTCAGCATCGACGGCCTTTCAACCGGCTACGTGTCCGACGATTTCTGA
- a CDS encoding aspartate aminotransferase family protein, which translates to MSNLGLRERDARAIAEIGRLRFSPLSLIGGRGNRLIEEGGREVLDLSGSAGPALLGYGHPAIVEAVEKSIRNMAGASLLLYPNEPAVSLAEKLLAITPGDGERRVWFGHSGSDANDCALRVLAAATGRPRFISFIGSYHGNLSGSMGISGHTAMTHTLPRPGVLLLPYPDPYRPRFSAEAVLAMLDYQFETTCPPEQVAAVFIEPLMSDGGLIVPPPGFLKALQERCRRHGIRIVVDEVKVGLARSGLLHCFEHEGLTPDMVVFGKALGGGLPLSAVIGPKEIMDHAPAFALLTTAGNPVATAAGGAVLKAIEDEQLVERSGRVGKIFADGLRALADRHEIIGEVRGRGLAVGVDLVVDRDSREPVHATTTAKIIYRCYELGAALTYVGLKANVLEFMPPLTLTEDEAAEGVAIVDQAITDVIAGKVADADVASFMMW; encoded by the coding sequence ATGAGCAACCTCGGCCTGCGCGAGCGCGATGCACGGGCAATTGCGGAAATCGGGCGGCTGCGTTTCTCGCCGCTTTCGCTCATCGGCGGCCGTGGCAACCGGCTGATCGAGGAAGGTGGCCGCGAAGTGCTCGACCTGTCGGGCTCAGCTGGCCCAGCGCTGCTTGGCTATGGTCATCCCGCCATCGTCGAGGCGGTGGAGAAATCCATTCGCAACATGGCGGGCGCCAGCCTGCTGCTCTATCCGAATGAACCGGCCGTCTCCCTGGCCGAGAAGCTGCTGGCGATCACGCCGGGGGACGGCGAGCGCCGGGTCTGGTTCGGCCACTCCGGATCCGATGCCAACGACTGCGCGTTGCGCGTCCTGGCAGCCGCCACCGGCAGGCCGCGCTTCATCTCCTTCATCGGCTCCTACCACGGCAATCTCTCGGGCTCGATGGGCATCAGCGGCCACACCGCCATGACCCACACGCTGCCGAGGCCCGGCGTGTTGCTGCTGCCCTATCCCGACCCTTACCGGCCACGCTTCAGCGCCGAAGCCGTACTGGCCATGCTCGACTACCAGTTCGAGACCACCTGCCCGCCCGAACAGGTCGCCGCCGTCTTCATCGAGCCGCTGATGTCCGACGGCGGCCTGATCGTGCCACCGCCCGGCTTCCTGAAGGCACTGCAGGAGCGCTGCCGCCGGCATGGCATCAGGATCGTCGTCGACGAGGTCAAGGTCGGCCTGGCTCGCAGCGGCCTCCTGCATTGCTTCGAGCACGAGGGCCTGACACCCGACATGGTGGTGTTCGGCAAGGCGCTGGGTGGCGGCCTGCCATTGTCGGCGGTGATCGGACCGAAAGAGATCATGGATCACGCGCCGGCTTTCGCCCTGCTGACCACCGCCGGCAACCCGGTTGCGACGGCAGCTGGCGGCGCGGTGCTCAAGGCGATCGAGGACGAGCAACTGGTGGAACGCTCCGGCCGCGTCGGCAAGATCTTCGCCGACGGCCTGCGCGCGCTGGCCGACCGGCACGAGATCATCGGCGAAGTCCGCGGTCGCGGCCTCGCCGTCGGTGTCGACCTTGTCGTCGATCGCGACTCACGCGAACCGGTGCATGCGACCACCACGGCCAAGATCATCTATCGCTGCTACGAATTGGGCGCGGCCCTGACCTATGTCGGCCTGAAGGCCAACGTATTGGAATTCATGCCGCCGCTGACGCTGACGGAGGACGAAGCCGCCGAAGGCGTTGCCATCGTCGACCAGGCAATCACCGACGTCATCGCCGGCAAGGTCGCCGATGCCGACGTCGCTTCCTTCATGATGTGGTGA
- a CDS encoding N-formylglutamate amidohydrolase, translating into MDAEPEHDWPQAVEVLNADGRSGIVLLCEHASNHMPARYHGLGLDAPHLQRHIAWDIGAAEVTRRLSERLDAPAFLSNYSRLLIDLNRPLGSEGSIPVRSEDTDIPGNAGVDDVERERRAAVMFKPFHDLVARHLDSRQAAGWPTRIVTIHSFTPVFLGERRPWHAGVLYDRAAHLGEAILDGLRVDPSLNVAPNVPYVISEDADYAVPIHGDRRGIEAALVEIRQDLLSDKAGIEEWAARMAAALAHVQEALG; encoded by the coding sequence ATGGATGCCGAACCCGAACACGACTGGCCACAGGCCGTCGAGGTGCTCAACGCGGACGGCCGCTCCGGCATCGTGCTTCTGTGCGAGCACGCGTCCAACCATATGCCAGCCCGCTACCACGGCCTGGGCCTGGACGCGCCGCATCTGCAGCGCCACATCGCGTGGGACATCGGCGCGGCGGAGGTGACGCGCCGTCTCTCGGAACGGCTCGACGCTCCTGCCTTCCTCAGCAACTATTCGCGTCTGCTGATCGACCTCAACCGGCCGCTCGGTTCGGAAGGCAGCATCCCGGTGCGCTCCGAGGACACCGACATTCCCGGCAATGCCGGTGTAGACGACGTCGAGCGGGAACGGCGCGCAGCCGTCATGTTCAAGCCGTTTCACGACCTGGTCGCACGCCATCTCGATAGCCGCCAGGCCGCCGGGTGGCCGACGCGCATCGTGACGATCCATTCCTTTACCCCGGTTTTCCTGGGGGAGAGACGCCCATGGCACGCCGGCGTGCTTTACGACCGCGCAGCCCATCTGGGTGAGGCTATTCTCGACGGCCTGCGTGTCGACCCATCGCTCAACGTCGCGCCCAATGTTCCATACGTGATCAGCGAGGATGCCGACTACGCCGTTCCGATCCATGGCGATCGGCGTGGCATCGAGGCGGCACTGGTCGAGATCCGCCAGGATCTGCTCTCCGACAAGGCCGGCATCGAGGAATGGGCCGCAAGAATGGCTGCAGCACTTGCGCACGTCCAGGAGGCTCTGGGATGA
- a CDS encoding glutamine synthetase family protein, producing the protein MTTPVESLVAVVTTDLAAITRGRSVAESRLEKVAATGVGWLQANLSLTPFNSIVVPNPWGSSGDLRLIPDLKARFRTALTGSATPFDMVAGNIVELDGTPWLGCTRTMLIDALAELKAVTGLSLTGAFEQEFQISGADFAPAHSLSFAALRRADPFAPTLMAALEEAGVAPEVIIAEFGDEQFEVTHAPADALTAADRAVAIREITRELARNNGWHATFAPKSVPDGVGNGVHIHFSFTDAAGKPVTYDAGKPGGLSDIAGAFCAGVLKHLPAITALTASSVPSFYRLKPHSWSSSYTWLADRDREASLRICPTVTIGGRDPSRQYNIEYRAADATANPYLSMAAIVRAGLEGIKAGLATPPLVTGDPEQMTEAEKAKLGLKRLPENLPAALDALLADETVTGWFSPLFVETFVGVKRHEAERLAGLDPVGVCDLYRKLY; encoded by the coding sequence ATGACGACGCCTGTCGAATCCCTCGTCGCCGTCGTCACGACGGATCTCGCGGCGATCACGCGTGGTCGCTCGGTAGCCGAAAGCCGCCTGGAAAAGGTCGCCGCCACCGGTGTCGGCTGGCTGCAGGCCAATCTGTCGCTGACGCCATTCAACTCCATTGTCGTCCCCAATCCCTGGGGCTCGTCGGGCGACCTGCGCCTCATTCCCGATCTCAAGGCGCGCTTCCGCACAGCGCTGACCGGCTCGGCCACGCCGTTCGACATGGTGGCCGGCAACATCGTCGAACTCGACGGCACGCCGTGGCTCGGTTGCACCCGCACCATGCTGATCGATGCGCTCGCCGAGCTGAAGGCCGTGACCGGCCTCAGCCTCACGGGTGCCTTCGAGCAGGAATTCCAGATTTCAGGCGCCGATTTCGCCCCTGCCCATTCGCTGTCTTTCGCCGCGCTGCGGCGGGCCGATCCGTTCGCGCCGACGCTGATGGCGGCACTGGAGGAAGCCGGCGTCGCACCGGAGGTCATCATCGCCGAATTCGGTGATGAACAATTCGAGGTCACGCACGCCCCGGCCGACGCACTCACTGCGGCCGACCGCGCCGTGGCGATCCGCGAGATCACGCGTGAACTTGCCCGCAACAATGGCTGGCACGCGACCTTCGCGCCGAAATCGGTGCCGGACGGTGTCGGCAACGGCGTGCATATCCACTTCAGCTTCACCGACGCCGCCGGCAAGCCGGTGACCTATGACGCCGGCAAGCCGGGCGGCCTGTCGGATATTGCCGGTGCCTTCTGCGCCGGTGTCCTGAAACACCTGCCGGCGATCACCGCGTTGACGGCGTCGAGCGTGCCTTCTTTCTACAGGCTGAAGCCGCACAGCTGGAGTTCGTCCTACACCTGGCTGGCCGACCGCGACCGCGAAGCCTCGCTGCGCATCTGCCCGACGGTGACGATTGGCGGACGCGATCCCTCGCGCCAGTACAACATCGAATATCGCGCCGCCGATGCGACCGCCAATCCATATCTGTCCATGGCCGCCATCGTGCGCGCCGGGCTGGAAGGCATCAAGGCGGGCCTCGCCACGCCACCGCTGGTGACCGGTGATCCGGAGCAGATGACCGAGGCGGAAAAGGCGAAGCTTGGCCTGAAGCGGTTGCCGGAAAACCTTCCGGCAGCATTGGATGCCCTGCTCGCCGACGAAACAGTCACCGGCTGGTTCTCACCACTCTTCGTGGAGACCTTTGTCGGGGTCAAACGCCATGAAGCCGAGCGTCTCGCCGGTCTCGACCCCGTCGGCGTGTGTGATCTGTACCGAAAGCTTTACTGA
- a CDS encoding isochorismatase family cysteine hydrolase, with amino-acid sequence MTQSLPRRDEPFRRGETALLLVDMQRIWLEPGADPDHPELGPDHYFYRQTATETIPNQERLLRAARANGVEVLHTIIQSLTEDGRDRSLDHKLTPIHIPPSLPEGLPIAPLAPVGDEIMLPKTSSGIFNSTNVDYLLKNLGIRYLIVVGVLTDQCVDMTVRDAADRGYLVTCVSDACATRTQERHDIALKAFGGYCWVTDTDTAVARIEAMGKAA; translated from the coding sequence ATGACCCAATCCCTCCCCAGGCGCGACGAACCGTTTCGTCGCGGCGAAACCGCGCTCCTGCTCGTCGACATGCAGCGGATATGGCTGGAGCCGGGTGCCGACCCCGACCATCCGGAGCTTGGGCCGGATCACTACTTCTATCGCCAGACGGCGACCGAGACGATCCCCAACCAGGAGCGGCTGCTGAGAGCTGCGCGTGCCAACGGCGTCGAGGTGCTGCACACCATCATCCAGAGCCTGACCGAGGACGGCCGCGACCGTTCGCTCGATCACAAGCTCACGCCCATCCATATCCCGCCGAGCCTGCCGGAAGGGCTGCCGATTGCGCCGCTCGCCCCTGTTGGCGACGAGATCATGCTGCCCAAGACCTCTTCAGGCATCTTCAACTCGACCAATGTCGACTACCTGCTGAAGAACCTCGGCATCCGCTACCTCATCGTGGTCGGTGTCCTCACCGACCAATGCGTGGACATGACCGTGCGCGATGCCGCCGATCGTGGCTATCTCGTCACCTGCGTGTCCGACGCCTGCGCCACCCGCACGCAGGAACGCCATGACATCGCGCTCAAGGCATTCGGCGGCTATTGCTGGGTCACCGATACCGACACCGCCGTGGCTCGCATCGAAGCGATGGGGAAGGCCGCATGA
- a CDS encoding MurR/RpiR family transcriptional regulator: MAIRDVLMRQDLALTPSEEKIVRLLLTDYPGAGLGSASSLARRAGVSDPTVVRLAVKLGYEGYPDFQAKLLAEVEARLHSPLLMMEAKRPSGSEDNPILAYLASVDEAMGKAASITPLTTYDRTARLIMEAKGDIVLVGGRFSRHVAGMFAGYLLQFRANVRDIGVLSSQSLDILADLGRKDVLVVFDYRRYQLDVVSFARQAAARDVRVVLFTDQWLSPVAEFAETTIVSPLEVASPYDTLAPAIAQMEALTAHILSTLGDEGRARIERLEEVRHANAVTLDEPSQDGARTTPGPKSPRQDRKQ, translated from the coding sequence ATGGCGATACGCGATGTTCTGATGCGGCAGGATCTGGCGCTTACTCCTTCCGAGGAGAAGATCGTGCGCCTGCTGCTCACGGACTATCCGGGCGCCGGCCTCGGCAGCGCTTCAAGTCTCGCCCGCCGCGCCGGGGTGAGCGATCCCACCGTGGTACGGCTGGCTGTCAAGCTTGGTTACGAGGGCTATCCGGACTTCCAGGCAAAGCTCCTGGCGGAAGTCGAAGCGAGACTGCATTCGCCGCTGCTGATGATGGAAGCCAAGCGTCCATCCGGTTCGGAAGACAACCCTATCCTAGCCTATCTGGCCTCCGTGGACGAGGCGATGGGAAAGGCAGCGAGCATCACGCCGCTGACCACATATGACCGTACCGCCCGCCTGATCATGGAAGCCAAGGGCGATATCGTGCTGGTCGGCGGGCGCTTCAGCCGTCACGTGGCGGGCATGTTCGCCGGATACCTGCTGCAGTTTCGGGCAAACGTTCGCGACATCGGGGTCCTTTCCAGCCAATCCCTGGACATCCTCGCCGACCTTGGTCGCAAGGATGTGCTCGTCGTTTTCGACTATCGCCGCTACCAGCTCGATGTCGTCTCCTTCGCCCGTCAGGCAGCCGCGCGCGATGTGCGCGTCGTGCTGTTCACCGACCAGTGGTTGTCGCCGGTCGCGGAATTCGCGGAGACGACCATCGTCAGCCCGCTCGAGGTCGCCTCTCCCTATGATACGCTGGCGCCAGCCATCGCTCAGATGGAAGCGCTCACCGCCCATATCCTCTCGACCCTGGGAGACGAGGGCCGCGCCCGCATTGAGCGGCTGGAGGAAGTGCGGCATGCCAATGCCGTCACCCTCGACGAACCGTCGCAGGATGGCGCCAGGACAACCCCCGGACCGAAATCACCAAGGCAGGACCGCAAGCAATGA